A genomic stretch from Heliangelus exortis chromosome 23, bHelExo1.hap1, whole genome shotgun sequence includes:
- the FBLIM1 gene encoding filamin-binding LIM protein 1 isoform X1, translated as MRPGNSSHRSVPSMASTMLPGKAEKRMASSIFITLVPPRREAATKEKTQRIPQLDVPEVPGSHHPQIPPPALPNGETHPAAPVPSSPPVLILSEAPQPLSAEALGPALQQLDLAAPVTLQAPSAFPAELRPPKFCQEQAGKPQWQEANGYPERDGSRDICAFCHKALGPREPTVEAMRKQYHADCFTCRTCQRLLAGQRYYQRDGRPSCHACYQATLEKCAKCQGLITERIVRALGRGYHPGCFSCTACGRAIGTESFAVDEWDEVYCVADFYRKYAVVCSACECPIIPREDKDTYKIECLGRSFHESCYCCESCGTPLSPEPTENGCYPLGDHLLCKSCHIRRRNESSC; from the exons ATGAGACCGGGCAACTCGTCACACAG GTCGGTCCCTTCCATGGCTTCAACAATGCTGCCAGGGAAAGCGGAGAAGAGGATGGCTTCATCCATCTTCATCACCCTGGTGCCACCACGGAGGGAGGCAGCCACCAAGGAGAAAACCCAAAGGATTCCACAGCTGGATGTTCCTGAGGTCCCAGGAAGCCATcacccccaaatcccacccccaGCATTGCCCAATGGAG AAACCcacccagcagcccctgtgcctTCATCCCCACCAGTCCTCATCCTCTCTGAAGCACCCCAGCCCTTGTCTGCAGAGGCACTGGGTCCAGCACTGCAGCAACTGGACCTGGCAGCACCCGTCACCCTCCAG GCCCCTTCAGCTTTCCCTGCTGAACTGAGGCCACCCAAATTTTGCCAGGAGCAAGCAGGGAAGCCACAGTGGCAGGAAGCCAACGGATACCCGGAGAGGGATGGCTCCAGGG ACATCTGTGCCTTCTGCCACAAAGCCTTGGGACCCCGGGAGCCGACGGTGGAGGCGATGAGGAAGCAGTACCACGCTGACTGCTTCACCTGCCGGACCTGCCAGCGCCTCCTGGCCGGACAGCGCTACTACCAAAGAGATGGGCGCCCCTCCTGCCATGCCTGCTACCAG gcCACGCTGGAGAAATGTGCCAAGTGCCAGGGACTGATCACGGAACGTATCGTTCGTGCCCTGGGCCGGGGCTACCACCCCGGCTGCTTCTCCTGCACCGCCTGCGGCCGCGCCATCGGCACCGAGAGCTTCGCTGTGGATGAGTGGGATGAGGTGTACTGCGTGGCTGACTTCTACAG GAAATACGCGGTGGTTTGCAGTGCCTGTGAGTGCCCCATCATCCCCCGGGAGGACAAGGACACCTACAAGATCGAGTGCCTGGGACGCAGTTTCCATGAGAGCTGCTACTGCTGTGAG AGCTGTGGGACACCCCTGTCACCAGAGCCAACAGAGAATGGGTGCTACCCCCTGGGTGACCACCTCCTCTGCAAGTCCTGCCACATCCGCCGGCGGAACGAGTCATCCTGCTGA
- the FBLIM1 gene encoding filamin-binding LIM protein 1 isoform X2, with protein MDLAAGKGCVCFPLPGAYQHCLSPRAGTAFAFGAETHPAAPVPSSPPVLILSEAPQPLSAEALGPALQQLDLAAPVTLQAPSAFPAELRPPKFCQEQAGKPQWQEANGYPERDGSRDICAFCHKALGPREPTVEAMRKQYHADCFTCRTCQRLLAGQRYYQRDGRPSCHACYQATLEKCAKCQGLITERIVRALGRGYHPGCFSCTACGRAIGTESFAVDEWDEVYCVADFYRKYAVVCSACECPIIPREDKDTYKIECLGRSFHESCYCCESCGTPLSPEPTENGCYPLGDHLLCKSCHIRRRNESSC; from the exons ATGGAtctggctgctgggaagggctgtgtttgctttccatTGCCAGGTGCTTATCAGCACTGTTTGTCCCCTCGGGCTGGGACAGCGTTTGCTTTTGGGGCAG AAACCcacccagcagcccctgtgcctTCATCCCCACCAGTCCTCATCCTCTCTGAAGCACCCCAGCCCTTGTCTGCAGAGGCACTGGGTCCAGCACTGCAGCAACTGGACCTGGCAGCACCCGTCACCCTCCAG GCCCCTTCAGCTTTCCCTGCTGAACTGAGGCCACCCAAATTTTGCCAGGAGCAAGCAGGGAAGCCACAGTGGCAGGAAGCCAACGGATACCCGGAGAGGGATGGCTCCAGGG ACATCTGTGCCTTCTGCCACAAAGCCTTGGGACCCCGGGAGCCGACGGTGGAGGCGATGAGGAAGCAGTACCACGCTGACTGCTTCACCTGCCGGACCTGCCAGCGCCTCCTGGCCGGACAGCGCTACTACCAAAGAGATGGGCGCCCCTCCTGCCATGCCTGCTACCAG gcCACGCTGGAGAAATGTGCCAAGTGCCAGGGACTGATCACGGAACGTATCGTTCGTGCCCTGGGCCGGGGCTACCACCCCGGCTGCTTCTCCTGCACCGCCTGCGGCCGCGCCATCGGCACCGAGAGCTTCGCTGTGGATGAGTGGGATGAGGTGTACTGCGTGGCTGACTTCTACAG GAAATACGCGGTGGTTTGCAGTGCCTGTGAGTGCCCCATCATCCCCCGGGAGGACAAGGACACCTACAAGATCGAGTGCCTGGGACGCAGTTTCCATGAGAGCTGCTACTGCTGTGAG AGCTGTGGGACACCCCTGTCACCAGAGCCAACAGAGAATGGGTGCTACCCCCTGGGTGACCACCTCCTCTGCAAGTCCTGCCACATCCGCCGGCGGAACGAGTCATCCTGCTGA